A region from the Pelagovum pacificum genome encodes:
- a CDS encoding riboflavin synthase, with protein MFTGIVTDVGAVLQVEQRGDLRARIGTTYLVEDIDIGASIACDGVCLTVVARGTEPRNWFDVDISAETVDKTSIGRNRWSVGKRLNLERALKVGDELGGHIVSGHVDGVAEVLSITDEGDSARILFEAPEALARFIAPKGSIALNGTSLTVNEVDGRRFGVNLIPHTREVTTWGEVVAGDVVNLEIDTLARYVARLQDWP; from the coding sequence ATGTTCACGGGTATCGTCACGGACGTCGGAGCAGTTCTGCAGGTCGAGCAGCGCGGCGATCTGCGCGCGCGGATCGGCACGACCTACCTTGTCGAGGATATCGACATCGGCGCTTCGATCGCCTGCGACGGGGTCTGCCTGACCGTCGTCGCGCGGGGCACCGAGCCGCGCAACTGGTTCGACGTCGATATCTCCGCCGAGACGGTCGACAAGACGAGCATCGGCCGCAACCGCTGGTCCGTCGGCAAGCGGCTGAACCTCGAACGCGCGCTGAAGGTCGGCGACGAGCTGGGCGGGCACATCGTGTCGGGCCATGTCGACGGGGTGGCCGAAGTCCTGTCGATCACCGACGAGGGCGACAGCGCACGGATCCTGTTCGAAGCGCCCGAGGCTCTGGCCCGTTTCATCGCGCCGAAGGGCTCGATCGCGCTGAACGGCACGTCGCTGACGGTAAACGAAGTCGACGGCCGCCGCTTCGGCGTGAACCTGATCCCGCACACCCGCGAGGTCACGACATGGGGCGAGGTCGTCGCGGGCGATGTGGTCAACCTCGAGATCGACACGCTGGCCCGCTACGTCGCCCGCCTGCAGGACTGGCCGTGA
- a CDS encoding hemerythrin domain-containing protein, translating to MTETTARRIPDLADLDEAGRPKAPPVPGATDHDRRRGLHLAAIHRGHLMEMHRLAQILDQVAAGVPGAADQLADAVPAMEMVRNMQAVGTLCGRECQMLTFHHDIEEAQMFPGLDSVGNAGLSAVVAKLKAEHLVVHELIDLLAADAETLRRDPSAEALKRARESFEALGRVVRSHFGYEETELQEALGHYFGDAI from the coding sequence GTGACCGAGACGACCGCCCGCCGCATTCCGGACCTCGCCGACCTCGACGAGGCCGGCCGCCCGAAGGCGCCCCCCGTGCCGGGCGCCACGGACCACGACCGGCGCCGCGGTCTGCACCTTGCCGCGATCCACCGGGGTCACCTGATGGAGATGCATCGCCTCGCCCAGATCCTCGACCAGGTTGCCGCAGGCGTTCCCGGCGCGGCGGATCAACTGGCCGATGCCGTCCCGGCGATGGAAATGGTGCGCAACATGCAGGCCGTCGGCACGCTCTGCGGTCGCGAATGCCAGATGCTGACTTTCCACCACGACATCGAGGAGGCGCAGATGTTTCCGGGCCTCGACTCCGTCGGCAACGCGGGCCTGAGCGCCGTCGTCGCGAAGCTGAAGGCAGAGCATCTGGTCGTGCACGAGCTGATCGACCTGCTCGCCGCCGACGCCGAGACGCTGCGCCGCGATCCGTCCGCCGAAGCGCTGAAGCGGGCGCGCGAGAGTTTCGAGGCGCTTGGCCGTGTGGTGCGCTCGCACTTCGGCTACGAGGAGACGGAGCTTCAGGAAGCGCTGGGCCACTATTTCGGCGACGCCATCTGA
- the ribB gene encoding 3,4-dihydroxy-2-butanone-4-phosphate synthase, translating into MTYDSSGPVERDWSDAISSIEEIIEDARNGRMFILVDHEDRENEGDLVIPAQMATPDAINFMATHGRGLICLSMPGERIDQLGLSLMSTNNSSRHETAFTISIEAREGVTTGISAHDRARTIAVAIDPTKGAAEIATPGHVFPLRARDGGVLVRAGHTEAAVDISRLAGLNAAGVICEIMKEDGSMARLPDLVSFAQLHGLKIGTISDLIAYRRRNDNLVRLRTERTVESEFGGDWKMRIFTDTAHGDEHIVLSQGDLETDEPVLVRMHALDPLQDVLGLGPAGTSTEFGRAMEVVAREGRGAVVLIRDTSMKLRLQDDPSPQTLRQYGLGAQILSSLGLSKITLLTDSPLPRVVGLDAYGLEIVGTRRITETA; encoded by the coding sequence ATGACTTACGATTCTTCAGGCCCCGTTGAGCGTGACTGGTCCGATGCGATCTCCTCGATCGAGGAAATCATCGAGGACGCGCGCAACGGCCGGATGTTCATCCTCGTCGACCACGAGGACCGCGAGAACGAGGGCGACCTCGTCATCCCGGCCCAGATGGCGACGCCGGACGCGATCAATTTCATGGCGACCCACGGCCGCGGGCTTATCTGCCTGTCGATGCCGGGCGAGCGGATCGACCAGCTCGGCCTCTCGCTGATGTCGACGAACAACTCCTCGCGCCACGAGACTGCCTTCACCATCTCGATCGAGGCCCGCGAGGGCGTGACCACCGGTATCTCCGCGCACGACCGCGCGCGCACCATCGCGGTCGCCATCGACCCGACCAAGGGCGCCGCCGAGATCGCGACGCCGGGCCACGTCTTCCCGCTGCGCGCCCGCGACGGCGGCGTGCTGGTCCGCGCCGGCCATACCGAGGCCGCGGTCGACATCTCGCGGCTTGCCGGGCTGAACGCCGCCGGCGTGATCTGCGAGATCATGAAGGAGGACGGGTCAATGGCCCGTCTGCCCGACCTCGTGTCCTTCGCGCAGCTGCACGGGTTGAAGATCGGCACGATCTCCGACCTGATCGCCTACCGCCGCCGCAATGACAACCTTGTCCGCCTGCGCACCGAGCGCACGGTCGAGAGCGAGTTCGGCGGCGACTGGAAGATGCGGATCTTCACCGACACCGCCCACGGCGACGAGCACATCGTTCTGAGCCAGGGCGATCTCGAAACGGATGAGCCTGTGCTCGTGCGGATGCATGCGCTCGACCCGCTGCAGGACGTGCTGGGCCTCGGGCCGGCCGGCACCTCGACCGAGTTCGGGCGCGCGATGGAAGTCGTCGCCCGCGAGGGCCGGGGCGCGGTCGTGCTGATCCGCGACACCTCGATGAAACTGCGCCTGCAGGACGATCCGTCGCCGCAGACGCTCCGCCAGTATGGTCTCGGTGCGCAGATCCTGTCGTCGCTCGGCCTGTCCAAGATCACCCTGCTGACGGATTCCCCCCTTCCCCGGGTCGTCGGGCTCGACGCCTACGGGCTCGAGATCGTCGGCACCCGCCGCATCACGGAGACCGCCTGA
- a CDS encoding 6,7-dimethyl-8-ribityllumazine synthase, with protein MAGASHKLLDRPTFDAPVKILFVVAPYYEDIADQLVAGAKAEIEAAGATWELIEVPGALEVPTAIGIAGRMSDFDGYVALGCVIRGETTHYETVCNDSSRGITMLGLAGHCIGNGILTVETYEQAAVRAEAAGQNKGGGAAAAALHLVALARRWGKPSRGVGFSRDGLMAGGEDQA; from the coding sequence ATGGCCGGAGCCAGCCACAAGTTACTCGATCGCCCGACCTTCGATGCGCCGGTGAAGATCCTGTTCGTCGTCGCCCCCTACTATGAAGACATCGCCGACCAGCTGGTCGCGGGCGCCAAGGCCGAGATCGAGGCCGCCGGCGCGACGTGGGAGCTGATCGAGGTGCCCGGTGCACTCGAAGTGCCGACCGCCATCGGCATCGCTGGACGAATGTCCGACTTCGACGGGTACGTCGCGCTCGGCTGCGTGATCCGGGGCGAGACGACGCATTACGAGACGGTCTGCAACGACAGCTCGCGCGGGATCACGATGCTCGGCCTCGCGGGTCACTGCATCGGCAACGGCATCCTGACGGTCGAAACGTACGAGCAGGCCGCCGTCCGGGCCGAGGCCGCCGGCCAGAACAAGGGTGGCGGGGCCGCCGCCGCCGCGCTCCACCTCGTCGCGCTCGCCCGTCGCTGGGGCAAGCCCTCGCGCGGGGTCGGTTTCAGCCGGGATGGCCTGATGGCCGGCGGTGAGGACCAGGCATGA
- the nusB gene encoding transcription antitermination factor NusB: protein MSDMPQISGNQRRKMRSAARFYAVQALFQMEAAQTSVDKVMHEFEDHRFGEVFEEGEMQEGDSDTFRKLCEGAVDNQAKIDQMTDRALVAKWPIARIDPTLRALFRVAGAELIGPDTPPRVVIVEFVDIARAFFPEGKEPSFVNAVLDHMAREAKPEAF, encoded by the coding sequence ATGAGCGATATGCCTCAGATATCCGGCAACCAGCGGCGCAAGATGCGCTCCGCAGCGCGGTTCTACGCGGTGCAGGCGTTGTTCCAGATGGAAGCCGCGCAGACCTCCGTCGACAAGGTCATGCACGAGTTCGAGGATCACCGCTTCGGCGAAGTCTTCGAAGAAGGCGAGATGCAGGAGGGCGACTCCGACACGTTCCGCAAGCTCTGCGAGGGCGCCGTCGACAACCAGGCGAAGATCGACCAGATGACCGACCGCGCGCTCGTGGCGAAATGGCCCATCGCCCGGATCGACCCGACCCTGCGCGCCCTGTTCCGCGTCGCCGGGGCCGAGCTGATCGGCCCGGACACGCCGCCGCGCGTCGTCATCGTCGAGTTCGTGGACATCGCCCGCGCCTTCTTCCCCGAAGGCAAGGAGCCGTCCTTCGTGAACGCCGTCCTCGACCACATGGCGCGGGAAGCGAAGCCGGAGGCCTTCTAG
- a CDS encoding HdeD family acid-resistance protein: protein MPDQTPYSDDLMAHVREHKGRFRWLGIALIVAGALAVIFPLVASITAKIMVGWFLLIVGAVTLWHAFQSRSWREAILSGLVGVLQIAAGVYLAFFPLTGLIGLTLLLGVLFAFQGGIEIAMAMRARPTQGWVWMLVSGIASALLAIFLIAGLPGTALWAIGLLLGVNFLTSGFAFLALSRIA, encoded by the coding sequence ATGCCCGATCAGACCCCCTATTCCGACGACCTGATGGCGCATGTGCGCGAGCACAAGGGCCGGTTTCGCTGGCTCGGCATCGCGCTGATCGTTGCCGGGGCGCTCGCGGTCATCTTTCCGCTCGTCGCGTCGATCACGGCCAAGATCATGGTCGGGTGGTTCCTGCTGATCGTCGGGGCCGTCACGCTTTGGCACGCGTTCCAGTCGCGCAGCTGGCGCGAAGCGATCCTGTCGGGCCTCGTCGGCGTGCTGCAGATCGCGGCGGGCGTCTACCTCGCCTTCTTCCCGCTCACCGGGCTGATCGGGCTGACGTTGCTCCTCGGCGTGCTCTTCGCGTTTCAGGGCGGGATCGAGATCGCGATGGCCATGCGGGCGCGGCCGACGCAGGGCTGGGTCTGGATGCTGGTGTCGGGCATCGCCTCGGCGCTCCTGGCGATCTTCCTGATCGCCGGGCTTCCGGGGACGGCGCTGTGGGCGATCGGGCTGCTGCTCGGCGTCAACTTCCTGACGTCGGGGTTTGCCTTCCTCGCCCTGTCGCGGATCGCCTGA
- a CDS encoding MmcB family DNA repair protein: MPDDFDPTIFKPGQLLARGVCRHLLTHDFVSVEELTPERGLRVDVMALGRKQEVWVVECKSSRADFQSDHKWQNYLPYCDRFFWAVDEDFPVELLPEETGLIIADAYDAEIVRMSPETKLAAPRRKVMVAKFARHAALRAHAARDPGITSFSL, from the coding sequence ATGCCTGACGATTTCGACCCCACGATCTTCAAACCCGGCCAGCTCCTCGCCCGAGGGGTGTGCCGGCACCTGCTGACGCATGATTTCGTCTCGGTGGAGGAACTGACGCCGGAGCGTGGCCTCCGGGTCGATGTGATGGCGCTCGGCCGCAAGCAGGAGGTCTGGGTGGTCGAGTGCAAATCGTCCCGCGCCGACTTCCAGTCAGATCACAAATGGCAGAACTACCTGCCCTACTGCGACCGGTTCTTCTGGGCCGTCGACGAGGATTTCCCGGTCGAGCTGCTGCCCGAGGAAACCGGCCTCATCATCGCGGATGCCTACGACGCGGAGATCGTGCGGATGTCGCCGGAAACGAAGCTCGCCGCGCCCCGGCGAAAGGTGATGGTCGCGAAGTTCGCCCGGCACGCGGCGCTACGCGCGCACGCCGCCCGGGACCCCGGGATCACTTCTTTTTCTTTGTGA
- a CDS encoding DUF6324 family protein has protein sequence MGIDTERDIEANLQIGPTDKGMVRIYVEGGGAEIPMDFDPEEAEDIAEEIMAAAKSARQLTKKKK, from the coding sequence ATGGGTATCGACACCGAACGCGACATCGAGGCCAACCTGCAGATCGGTCCGACCGACAAGGGCATGGTACGCATCTACGTGGAAGGCGGCGGGGCCGAGATCCCGATGGACTTCGACCCCGAAGAGGCCGAGGACATCGCCGAAGAGATCATGGCCGCCGCCAAGTCCGCGCGCCAGCTCACAAAGAAAAAGAAGTGA
- a CDS encoding GNAT family N-acetyltransferase, translating to MSEIILRPYTPDDAAWLVERHADLYARDEGFDGTFGPLVAGLLADFSAHADPEREAGWIAMQDGAPIGSIFCVSGSPGSAKLRLFLIVPEARGQGLGHMLLDQCMSFAGDAGYRRMELWTHESHRAACALYAKFGWRLVDSHPVTSFGVDLIEQSWEIDL from the coding sequence ATGTCAGAGATCATCCTGCGCCCCTATACCCCAGACGATGCCGCGTGGCTGGTGGAGCGGCACGCCGACCTCTACGCCCGTGACGAGGGGTTCGACGGCACCTTCGGCCCGCTCGTCGCCGGACTCCTCGCCGACTTCTCCGCCCATGCCGACCCGGAGCGCGAGGCCGGCTGGATCGCGATGCAGGACGGCGCGCCGATCGGCTCCATCTTCTGCGTCTCGGGCTCCCCCGGCTCGGCCAAGCTGCGGCTGTTCCTGATCGTGCCGGAGGCACGGGGACAGGGGCTCGGCCACATGCTGCTCGACCAGTGTATGTCCTTCGCCGGAGATGCGGGCTACCGGCGGATGGAGCTCTGGACTCACGAGAGCCACCGGGCCGCCTGCGCGCTCTACGCCAAGTTCGGCTGGCGGCTCGTCGACAGCCATCCTGTTACCTCCTTCGGGGTCGATCTGATCGAGCAAAGCTGGGAAATCGACCTTTGA
- a CDS encoding SDR family NAD(P)-dependent oxidoreductase has product MTHPAIEAGKVAIITGGASGIGLAAAKRLGGAGMKIVLVDLAGERLEQAVAELRNDGIEAVAVGGDVSERATHEAAKAAADGLGATSILMSNAGIGGEGQILGSEAAWQRTLGTNIWGSVHAVQVNLPDMIASVGPAAVICTGSKQGITLPPGDTAYNVSKAALRAFTESLSHDLVTDTGGRVTAHLLIPGWTFTGLTAADPGAEKPAGAWTADQVADYMIEGMDRGDFYLLCPDNDVDRPTDEKRMLWHAGDIVENRPALSRWHPDHAAAFDAFMKG; this is encoded by the coding sequence ATGACACATCCGGCAATCGAAGCGGGCAAGGTCGCGATCATCACCGGCGGGGCGAGTGGCATCGGGCTGGCCGCGGCAAAGCGGCTTGGCGGCGCCGGCATGAAGATCGTGCTGGTCGACCTCGCCGGCGAACGGCTGGAGCAGGCCGTGGCCGAATTGCGCAACGACGGCATAGAAGCCGTCGCGGTCGGCGGCGACGTCAGCGAACGTGCGACGCACGAGGCGGCGAAGGCCGCGGCAGACGGGCTGGGCGCGACGTCGATCCTGATGTCGAACGCAGGAATCGGCGGAGAGGGCCAGATCCTCGGCTCCGAGGCCGCGTGGCAGCGGACGCTCGGCACGAATATCTGGGGCTCGGTCCATGCGGTGCAGGTGAACCTGCCCGACATGATCGCCTCGGTCGGGCCGGCGGCGGTGATCTGCACCGGCTCCAAGCAGGGCATCACCCTGCCGCCGGGCGACACGGCCTACAACGTGAGCAAGGCGGCGCTGCGGGCCTTCACCGAATCCCTGTCGCATGACCTCGTGACGGACACGGGCGGGCGCGTGACGGCGCATCTGCTGATTCCGGGCTGGACCTTCACCGGTCTCACCGCCGCCGATCCAGGCGCGGAGAAGCCGGCCGGAGCCTGGACGGCCGACCAGGTGGCGGACTACATGATCGAGGGGATGGATCGAGGCGATTTCTACCTTCTTTGCCCCGACAACGACGTCGACCGGCCGACGGACGAAAAGCGGATGCTCTGGCACGCCGGAGACATCGTCGAGAATCGCCCTGCCCTGTCGCGCTGGCACCCAGACCATGCCGCGGCGTTCGACGCCTTCATGAAAGGCTAG
- a CDS encoding GNAT family N-acetyltransferase produces MTETRHDIRVRRASPADLAELDALFGRTYPALLKEDYPPSVLVTAIPVMARAQPSLLSSPTYFIAERQGSIVGAGGWSARSGQVSRVRHVVADHRLARQGIGRAIFGTIFATARAAGHHRMNCEATRTAVPFYRALGFGEEAEATIQLAPGIDFPIIRMARDL; encoded by the coding sequence ATGACCGAAACGCGCCATGACATCCGCGTCCGACGCGCCAGCCCCGCCGACCTTGCGGAGCTCGACGCACTCTTCGGGCGCACCTATCCGGCGCTGCTGAAGGAGGATTATCCGCCGTCGGTGCTGGTCACAGCGATTCCCGTGATGGCCCGCGCCCAGCCCTCGCTGCTGTCGAGTCCGACTTATTTCATCGCAGAGCGTCAGGGCAGCATCGTCGGCGCTGGCGGCTGGTCCGCCCGGTCCGGCCAGGTGTCGCGCGTCCGCCACGTGGTCGCCGACCACCGGCTCGCCCGGCAGGGCATCGGTCGCGCGATATTCGGCACGATCTTCGCCACCGCCCGCGCCGCCGGCCACCACCGGATGAACTGCGAGGCGACCCGGACGGCGGTGCCATTCTACCGCGCGTTGGGATTCGGCGAGGAGGCGGAGGCGACCATCCAGCTCGCCCCCGGCATCGACTTTCCGATCATCCGAATGGCCCGCGACCTCTAG
- the rpmG gene encoding 50S ribosomal protein L33 → MAKPTTIKIRLNSTAGTGHFYVTKKNARTMTEKMAVKKYDPVARKHVEYKEGKIK, encoded by the coding sequence ATGGCGAAGCCTACCACCATCAAGATCCGCCTGAACTCCACCGCGGGGACCGGGCACTTCTACGTCACCAAGAAGAACGCGCGCACCATGACTGAAAAGATGGCGGTCAAGAAATACGACCCCGTTGCGCGCAAGCACGTCGAATACAAGGAAGGCAAGATCAAGTAA
- a CDS encoding NADPH-dependent FMN reductase — MTSKPRIAIVIGSTRATRFADKPAAWLLEQAQARTDIEVELVDLRDFDLPLFDEPASDLWMPSESPEALKWQEKIATFDGFVFMVAEYNHSITGALKNALDQAYTQWVRKPFSAMGYGGVGAARAVEHLRGIGVELQMAPIRPAVHLGGGELMKVHPLGADGPMSDVHEVLAPSAAAMFDDLVWWANVLKEGRAESQSAAA, encoded by the coding sequence ATGACCAGCAAACCCCGCATCGCGATCGTGATCGGCTCCACCCGGGCCACGCGCTTCGCGGACAAACCCGCCGCCTGGCTTCTCGAGCAGGCGCAGGCCCGCACGGATATCGAGGTCGAACTTGTCGACCTGCGCGATTTCGACCTTCCGCTCTTCGATGAGCCTGCGTCCGATCTATGGATGCCGAGCGAAAGCCCCGAGGCGCTGAAGTGGCAGGAAAAGATCGCCACCTTCGACGGCTTCGTCTTCATGGTGGCCGAGTACAACCACTCCATCACCGGCGCGCTGAAGAACGCGCTCGATCAGGCCTACACGCAGTGGGTTCGCAAGCCCTTCTCGGCGATGGGCTACGGTGGCGTCGGCGCGGCCCGCGCGGTCGAGCACCTGCGCGGCATCGGTGTCGAACTCCAGATGGCGCCGATCCGCCCGGCCGTCCACCTCGGTGGCGGCGAGCTGATGAAGGTCCACCCGCTCGGCGCCGACGGCCCGATGTCGGACGTGCACGAGGTGCTTGCCCCGTCCGCCGCCGCGATGTTCGACGACCTCGTCTGGTGGGCGAACGTCCTGAAGGAAGGCCGGGCCGAGTCGCAGAGCGCCGCTGCCTGA
- a CDS encoding winged helix-turn-helix transcriptional regulator codes for MDDNKEFRDIRAVEHSNCAVISDLLARTADKWTILVIRELGDGPIRFNELRRRVAPISQKMLSSTLKGLERDGFITRTVTPSVPPAVTYALTELGCGFLRPVQAMANWTMENADTITAAREAYDERQT; via the coding sequence ATGGACGATAATAAGGAATTTCGCGACATCCGTGCGGTTGAGCACAGCAATTGCGCGGTCATCTCGGACCTGCTTGCCCGCACTGCGGACAAGTGGACCATCCTTGTCATCCGGGAACTGGGGGACGGGCCGATCCGCTTCAACGAACTGCGTCGGCGAGTCGCGCCGATCAGTCAGAAGATGCTGTCGAGCACGCTCAAAGGGCTGGAGCGGGACGGCTTCATCACCCGGACAGTGACCCCGTCGGTGCCGCCGGCCGTGACCTACGCGCTGACCGAGCTCGGCTGCGGCTTCCTGAGGCCGGTTCAGGCGATGGCGAACTGGACGATGGAGAATGCCGACACGATCACTGCCGCACGGGAGGCTTATGACGAGCGGCAGACATGA
- the cobT gene encoding cobaltochelatase subunit CobT, translating to MAGPTDNPADPFKKALSEATKVLADDSELAVTFSVDPPGATNDSVRLPQISRRMTQEEVLLARGTADAYALRHRYHDAAISNRYMPEGQMARDLYDAMESARVEAVGARHMPGTAGNIDAKIANEAHRKGYGQIREAAEAPLAVAAGYMVRNLATGRDLPPAAANVMELWRGFIEENCGSLDRVGDALEDQQQFARLARQLIAELGYADQLGDDPDQPDEDEGDDSAEADDDAEEQPDESGDEDDGDENEDMDGSPESSQEEQQDASQAQVNLDELADAEFAEETEMPEGDAPLEPPAPPPVSEADPNYEVFSTNADEEIGAEELAEPAELERLRAYLDQQLEPLKGAVGRLANKLQRRLQAQQNRSWEFDREEGILDAGRLARVVANPTTPLSFKVEKDMEFRDTIVTLLLDNSGSMRGRPISIAAICADVLARTLERCDVKVEILGFTTRAWKGGKAREDWLAAGRPANPGRLNDLRHIIYKSADAPWRRTRENLGLMMKEGLLKENIDGEALEWAHRRMAGRPEQRRILMVISDGAPVDDSTLSVNPANYLEKHLRDVIAMVERRKLVELIAIGIGHDVTRYYQRAVTITDVEQLAGAMTEQLASLFDKDPRKRARVLGMKNVA from the coding sequence ATGGCCGGTCCGACAGACAACCCCGCTGATCCGTTCAAGAAGGCGCTCTCCGAGGCGACCAAGGTGCTTGCCGACGATTCAGAGCTGGCGGTCACCTTCTCGGTCGACCCGCCGGGCGCCACCAACGATTCCGTGCGCCTGCCGCAGATCAGCCGGCGGATGACGCAGGAAGAGGTGCTGCTCGCCCGCGGTACGGCGGATGCCTACGCGCTGCGCCACCGCTACCACGACGCCGCGATTTCCAACCGCTACATGCCCGAAGGGCAAATGGCGCGCGATCTCTATGACGCGATGGAAAGCGCGCGGGTCGAGGCGGTCGGCGCCAGGCACATGCCCGGCACCGCGGGCAACATCGACGCCAAGATCGCCAACGAGGCGCACCGCAAGGGCTACGGCCAGATCCGCGAGGCCGCCGAGGCGCCGCTCGCCGTCGCCGCCGGCTACATGGTGCGCAACCTTGCCACGGGGCGCGACCTGCCGCCCGCCGCCGCCAACGTCATGGAGCTGTGGCGTGGTTTCATCGAGGAGAATTGCGGCTCGCTCGACCGGGTCGGGGATGCGCTTGAGGATCAGCAGCAATTCGCCCGGCTGGCGCGGCAGCTGATCGCGGAGCTCGGCTATGCCGACCAGCTCGGCGACGATCCCGACCAGCCCGACGAGGACGAGGGTGACGACAGCGCCGAGGCCGACGACGATGCCGAGGAGCAGCCCGACGAATCCGGTGACGAGGACGACGGCGACGAGAACGAGGACATGGACGGCTCGCCCGAGTCGAGCCAGGAGGAACAGCAGGACGCCAGCCAGGCGCAGGTTAACCTCGACGAGCTCGCCGATGCCGAGTTCGCCGAAGAGACCGAAATGCCCGAGGGCGACGCGCCGCTCGAGCCCCCTGCCCCGCCACCGGTGTCGGAGGCCGACCCGAACTACGAGGTCTTCTCCACCAACGCCGACGAGGAGATCGGGGCCGAGGAGCTGGCAGAACCCGCCGAGCTGGAGCGCCTGCGCGCCTATCTCGACCAGCAGCTCGAGCCGCTGAAAGGCGCGGTCGGGCGACTGGCGAACAAGCTGCAGCGCCGCCTGCAGGCCCAGCAGAACCGAAGCTGGGAGTTCGACCGCGAGGAAGGCATCCTCGATGCCGGCCGGCTGGCCCGCGTGGTCGCCAACCCGACCACACCGCTGTCCTTCAAGGTCGAGAAGGACATGGAATTCCGCGACACGATCGTGACGCTGCTGCTCGACAATTCCGGCTCGATGCGGGGGCGGCCGATCTCCATCGCCGCCATCTGCGCCGACGTTCTCGCCCGCACGCTGGAGCGCTGCGACGTGAAGGTAGAAATTCTCGGCTTTACGACGCGGGCCTGGAAGGGCGGCAAGGCGCGGGAGGACTGGCTCGCCGCCGGTCGCCCGGCGAACCCGGGCCGTCTGAACGACCTGCGCCACATCATTTATAAGTCCGCCGACGCGCCCTGGCGGCGCACGCGCGAGAACCTCGGGCTGATGATGAAGGAAGGCCTGCTGAAGGAGAACATCGACGGCGAGGCGCTCGAGTGGGCGCACCGGCGAATGGCTGGCCGTCCCGAGCAGCGCCGCATCCTGATGGTGATTTCCGACGGTGCGCCGGTCGACGACAGCACGTTGAGCGTAAACCCGGCGAACTACCTCGAGAAGCACCTGCGCGACGTCATCGCGATGGTCGAACGGCGCAAGCTGGTCGAGCTGATCGCGATCGGCATCGGCCACGACGTGACCCGCTATTACCAGCGGGCGGTGACGATCACGGACGTCGAGCAGCTGGCCGGTGCGATGACCGAACAGCTCGCGTCGCTGTTCGACAAGGACCCACGCAAGCGGGCCCGTGTGCTTGGCATGAAGAACGTCGCCTGA